ATTTCATGCCTGCGGGCCCGGAATTACTTCCACCCATATCCGAAAAGTTCTGGGAGAATCGGCAAACTTATCTGTCTTTATACACTATGAGTCCTGGCTGAAAAGCCTCGGACTTAAAGAATTCAAAGGAAAAGAGCTTGGAAACCAAACAAAGAAGAATTCGCCTTAATGCAGGACTTAGAGATCTTGCGTCTTCGGAGAGCCTAAATTCAAAAAAACTAATACAGCCTCTTTTTATCGTAGAAGGTTTAAAAGAAAGAGAGAAGATGGATTCTCTTCCGGGCGTTTACAGAGACACCGAGATTTCCGCTTTGAAACAAGCAGAATCGGATCTTAAAGCGGAGGTAACTCATTTTATTCTTTTTCTCGTTCCAAAGTCCAAATCCAATTCTGAGATTCCGAAATCTTTTTACGAACGTTCCATCTCTTCCTTGAAAAAGGAATTTCCCAATGCTTTTTTATGGATCGATACTTGTATGTGTTCGCTCACGACTCACGGTCACTGCGGACTCTTGCGTCCGGACGGAAGTATTGATAACCCCTCTTCCGTAAGATATCTTTCTGAGATTGCCTTGACATATGCGCAGTCCGGTGCGGATGGAATTGCCCCGAGTGATATGATGGACGGAAGAGTCAAAAGTCACCGTTCCATTTTGGATATAAACGGTTTTTCGAATATTCCAATTTTAAGTTATTCTACTAAGTTTAAGAGTAATTTTTATGGACCGTTTCGCGCGGCGGCAGATTCTGCTCCGGGACACGGGGATCGTTCTTCCTACCAGATCGACGTTCGAAATCGGGAGGATTCGATTCTTTCCTCCATCCGCGATAAAGAAGAAGGCGCCGATTTTTTAATGGTCAAACCCGGGATGACTTCTATTGATCTTATCGGTCCGATTCGGGAAAAAACTGGACTTCCAATTGGTGCTTATCAGGTCAGCGGAGAATATGCGTCGATTCACTATCTTGCACAAAACGGTTTTTGTGATTTTAACGCGGCCTTGTGTGAGACCTGGCAGATTTTTTCTAGAGCGAGTGCCGCTTATTTGATAACTTATGGAGCAAGAAAAAGTAAGGAGATTTTATCTTGAGTCAACGTTCATCCGAATTGATTTTCAATTCATGGAAGGGTAGTTCTTCCGAAGGGCTTTTTGAAAGAGCTAAAATTGTTTCCCCCGGAGGAGTTCATTCTCCCGTCCGTTCCTTTCGTTCGGTGGGAGGTACACCCGTATTTTTCGTTTCCGCGAACGGAGCCACGTTAACCGATGTTTCCGGTAAGGAATATATTGATTTTTGTCTGAGTTTCGGTCCTTTGATTTTGGGACACAGAGATCCTGAGGTGGAAGAAGTGGTTCGTGAAACGGCGGGTCTTGCATGGAGTTTCGGAACGGCGGAACCCTACTCTCTTGAGCTTGCGGAATTTATCACGAATCGGATTCCTTGGGCCGAAAAAGTCCGTTTTGTCAATTCGGGTACCGAGGCGGTGATGAGTGCGCTTCGTGTAGCGCGTGCGGCGACCGGAAGAGAAAAAATTTTCAAGTTCGACGGATGTTATCACGGTCATCTGGATGCGCTTCTGGTTAAAGCAGGTTCCGGTCTTGCAGGAGAATCTTC
The DNA window shown above is from Leptospira mayottensis 200901116 and carries:
- the hemB gene encoding porphobilinogen synthase, translated to METKQRRIRLNAGLRDLASSESLNSKKLIQPLFIVEGLKEREKMDSLPGVYRDTEISALKQAESDLKAEVTHFILFLVPKSKSNSEIPKSFYERSISSLKKEFPNAFLWIDTCMCSLTTHGHCGLLRPDGSIDNPSSVRYLSEIALTYAQSGADGIAPSDMMDGRVKSHRSILDINGFSNIPILSYSTKFKSNFYGPFRAAADSAPGHGDRSSYQIDVRNREDSILSSIRDKEEGADFLMVKPGMTSIDLIGPIREKTGLPIGAYQVSGEYASIHYLAQNGFCDFNAALCETWQIFSRASAAYLITYGARKSKEILS